A single genomic interval of Spirochaetaceae bacterium harbors:
- the rplF gene encoding 50S ribosomal protein L6 has translation MSRVGVVPVAVPSGVKVEAKGNRFAATGPKGSLQLQTTGNISVTVEDSQVTVTRGDNAQRNRALHGLYRKLIANMVTGVSTGFSKVLVINGVGYRAEVKGSTLVLNLGYSNAIEYPIRDGVTVDAAGGTRITVSGADRQVVGQVAAEIRAFRPPEPYKGKGVRYENEFVRRKAGKAMGGTA, from the coding sequence ATGTCACGCGTTGGGGTAGTGCCGGTCGCCGTGCCGTCCGGCGTCAAGGTGGAAGCAAAGGGCAACCGGTTCGCCGCCACCGGTCCGAAGGGGTCGCTGCAGCTTCAGACCACCGGCAACATCAGCGTCACGGTGGAGGACAGCCAGGTGACCGTGACACGCGGCGACAACGCGCAGCGCAACAGGGCACTGCACGGACTGTACCGCAAGCTGATCGCCAACATGGTAACCGGCGTTTCGACCGGTTTCAGCAAGGTGCTGGTGATCAATGGAGTCGGTTACCGGGCCGAGGTCAAGGGCAGCACGCTGGTGCTCAACCTCGGATACTCGAATGCCATCGAGTACCCGATTCGCGACGGTGTGACCGTCGATGCCGCCGGCGGCACCCGCATTACCGTGTCCGGCGCCGACCGGCAGGTAGTGGGCCAGGTGGCCGCCGAGATTCGCGCGTTCCGGCCGCCCGAACCCTACAAGGGCAAGGGGGTGCGGTACGAGAACGAGTTCGTTCGGCGCAAGGCGGGCAAGGCGATGGGAGGTACGGCATGA
- the rplR gene encoding 50S ribosomal protein L18, translating into MSGNRRASHGGALPKRRRWLRRKQSIRKRIRGTAERPRLTVYKSNCYTYAQAIDDRRGHTLVSASSRDAELRDAGSRVAGAGKLGLLVGERLRRHGVSEVVFDRNGYPYHGRVRSLAEGVREAGISL; encoded by the coding sequence ATGAGTGGCAACCGCAGGGCTTCGCATGGCGGCGCGCTTCCGAAGCGGCGCCGATGGCTGCGCCGTAAACAGAGCATTCGCAAGCGGATTCGCGGCACCGCCGAGCGGCCGCGGCTGACCGTGTACAAGAGCAACTGCTACACCTATGCGCAGGCGATCGACGACCGGCGCGGTCACACGCTGGTGTCGGCATCGAGCCGCGACGCCGAGTTGCGAGACGCCGGTAGCCGAGTCGCCGGTGCCGGCAAGCTGGGCCTGCTGGTCGGAGAGCGCTTGCGCCGGCACGGCGTCTCCGAGGTGGTGTTCGATCGCAACGGATATCCGTATCACGGCCGGGTTCGCTCGCTCGCGGAAGGCGTGCGCGAGGCCGGGATAAGCCTTTAG